From Brassica oleracea var. oleracea cultivar TO1000 chromosome C3, BOL, whole genome shotgun sequence, a single genomic window includes:
- the LOC106332670 gene encoding NAC domain-containing protein 55-like, whose translation MGIQERDPLTQLSLPPGFRFYPTDEELMVEYLCRKAAGHDFSLQLIAEIDLYKFDAWVLPSKALFGEKDWYFFSPRDRKYPNGSRPNRCAGSGYWKATGTDKAISTEGRRVGVKKALVFYVGKAPKGTKTNWIMHEYRLIEPSRRNGSTKLDDWVLCRIYKKQSSAQKDDYNSNLMTREYSHNGSSTSYSSHQYDDVFEDKTGFLNLAREPSFDWVNSTGHNSVPELGLRHNVPCLRYGGGYLHGVKTSGEGNKTHEQAEVIPRFNNSGVLSYDQGSSVDPVNGFGHSGQQPSRFGFM comes from the exons ATGGGTATCCAAGAACGTGACCCGTTAACCCAACTAAGCTTACCACCGGGTTTCCGGTTTTACCCAACGGACGAAGAGCTGATGGTTGAATATCTATGCCGGAAAGCAGCCGGTCACGACTTCTCTCTTCAACTCATCGCCGAGATCGATCTATACAAATTCGACGCGTGGGTTTTACCAA GTAAGGCGTTATTCGGGGAAAAAGACTGGTATTTCTTCAGCCCGAGAGATAGGAAGTATCCAAACGGGTCGAGACCTAACCGGTGTGCCGGGTCGGGCTACTGGAAAGCCACGGGAACGGATAAGGCTATATCAACGGAGGGAAGAAGAGTGGGTGTCAAGAAAGCTTTGGTGTTTTACGTTGGAAAAGCACCAAAAGGTACCAAGACTAATTGGATCATGCATGAGTACCGTCTCATCGAACCCTCTCGTAGAAATGGAAGCACCAAG CTTGATGATTGGGTTTTATGCCGAATATACAAGAAGCAATCAAGCGCACAAAAGGATGATTACAATAGTAATTTAATGACCAGAGAATACAGCCATAATGGTTCGTCGACGTCATATTCGTCTCATCAATATGATGACGTTTTCGAAGATAAAACCGGGTTTCTTAACTTAGCCAGGGAGCCAAGCTTTGACTGGGTGAATTCTACTGGACACAACTCGGTTCCCGAACTCGGATTGCGTCATAACGTTCCATGTCTCCGTTACGGTGGTGGCTATCTTCACGGTGTGAAGACAAGCGGAGAAGGCAATAAGACGCATGAACAAGCTGAGGTGATTCCTCGATTTAATAACTCGGGCGTATTGTCTTATGATCAGGGATCCAGTGTTGATCCGGTAAACGGATTCGGACACTCGGGTCAACAACCTAGTAGATTCGGTTTTATGTGA
- the LOC106335317 gene encoding ribosome biogenesis protein BRX1-like has product MGKKRKHSETESAAPPKKDDSAPERPKRTLLGWKDMAQDAEEPKPAPGFRNKEKVLVTCSRRISFRYRHLMLNMVSLLPHCKKDSKVEAKSSKGATLNELVELKGSSSCLFFECRKHKDLYMWMVKSPSGPSVKFLVNAVHTMEELKLTGNHLKGSRPLLTFSSNFDKDVHWKLLKEMLTQVFGIPKEHRKSKPYHDHVFAFSIVDDHIWFRNYQISVPHNEADKVARGGLDKMTLVEVGPRFCLNPIKIFGGSFGGPTLYENPFYVSPNQIRALEKRNKAGKFAKKIKAKTRKKMHEISNPLEPDEFADMWKDDE; this is encoded by the exons ATGGGGAAGAAGAGAAAGCACAGCGAGACTGAATCGGCGGCACCACCGAAGAAAGACGACTCTGCTCCGGAGAGACCTAAAAGGACTCTACTGGGCTGGAAAGATATGGCCCAAGATGCAGAGGAACCTAAACCAGCGCCTGGGTTCAGGAACAAAGAGAAGGTTCTCGTCACTTGCTCACGTCGTATCAGTTTCAGGTATCGGCATCTGATGCTGAACATGGTGTCGCTTCTACCTCACTGTAAGAAAGATAGTAAAGTCGAAGCTAAGAGCAGTAAAGGCGCCACTCTTAATGAGCTTGTCGAGCTTAAAGGGTCTTCTTCATGCTTGTTCTTCGAG TGTAGGAAGCATAAAGATCTTTACATGTGGATGGTTAAGTCTCCTAGTGGACCCTCTGTTAAGTTCTTGGTTAATGCTG TGCACACAATGGAGGAGCTGAAGCTCACTGGAAACCATCTGAAAGGGTCGCGCCCACTCTTGACATTCTCATCTAATTTTGATAAAGATGTACATTGGAAGCTTTTGAAAGAGATGTTAACACAG GTGTTTGGAATCCCCAAGGAACATAGAAAGTCTAAACCTTACCATGACCATGTGTTTGCTTTCTCTATTGTTGATGACCATATCTGGTTCCGTAATTACCAG ATATCAGTACCTCATAATGAGGCAGACAAGGTTGCAAGAGGTGGTCTGGATAAAATGACCCTTGTAGAG GTTGGTCCAAGGTTTTGTTTAAATCCGATTAAGATATTTGGAGGCAGCTTTGGAGGTCCAACCCTTTACGAGAACCCATTCTACGTATCTCCAAACCAG ATCCGAGCGTTGGAGAAAAGAAATAAAGCTGGGAAGTTTGCAAAGAAGATCAAAGCAAAAACAAGGAAGAAGATGCATGAGATCTCGAACCCATTGGAGCCTGATGAGTTTGCTGACATGTGGAAGGATGATGAATGA
- the LOC106335318 gene encoding uncharacterized protein LOC106335318, translated as MMGSRGVISDKWSMRILWGCALGSAIGLYMVAVERQTQNRARALAEGMRAAESQGGGGDGDGSV; from the exons ATGATGGGTTCGAGGGGAGTGATCAGCGATAAGTGGTCGATGAGGATTCTATGGGGCTGTGCACTCGGAAGTGCGATCG GTTTATACATGGTTGCTGTAGAGAGACAAACTCAGAACAGGGCACGTGCTTTGGCTGAAGGTATGAGAGCTGCTGAGTCCCAAGGTGGTGGTGGTGATGGTGATGGTAGTGTCTGA
- the LOC106335316 gene encoding choline transporter-like protein 2, with product MRGPLGAVIGRYTSSDGSDKDGIIKHNRKCRDITFLVIFIAFWVSMIVNSSFGFNQGNPLRLTYGLDYEGNVCGSSHRHRDLAQLELRYWLNPNQVYESGLKDGETTLANARTICLLDCPEPSDDTLSWVCDYPDGEIRLKMDDWIDRNYDYFEFLTPEMRNSSLQLQGPCYPLIFPSVNVYWSCQFIARASNSSLRHWEQMGGVSIQEDMIIDKSIRRSVNSRASVLKRYVADVGKSWPVLIVCGGLVPLFLSIVWLLLIRHFVAAMPWITVVLFNTLLISVTIFYYLKAGWIGDDAVTPIIGEHDPYIHVYGRELTHVRIVALLMTFISAVAILTSIAIIRRILMATSVLKVAAKVIGEVQALIIFPAIPYAMLAIFYMFWLSAALHLFSSGQVVENNCNNTNCCAYDLVLKKVNCEHCCGYSIRYTPHITVAIFFHLFGCYWATQFVIASSATVIAGSVASYYWAQGEEEASPEIPFLPVFASMKRLARYNLGSVAIGSLVVSFVESVRFILEAIRRRTKVSGTRPDHWLGRMGYYTSRGCLKSVEWTIKSANRNAYIMIAITGKSFCKSSAIATELIRNNIMRIGKVNVIGDVILFLGKLCVSLFSALFGFLMLDSHKYRSSHNKVSSPLLPVLACWVLGYVVATLFFAVVEMSIDTIILSFCQDSEENEGNAQHAPSLLLETLDSNHEEEVTDDRFHTV from the exons ATGAGAGGACCTCTGGGAGCTGTGATTGGAAGATACACCTCAAGCGACGGGAGTGACAAAGATGGGATCATCAAACACAACAGAAAGTGCAGAGACATTACCTTTCTCGTCATCTTCATTGCCTTTTGGGTCTCAATGATTGTCAACTCCAGCTTCGGCTTCAACCAAGGAAACCCATTAAG ACTCACGTATGGATTGGACTACGAAGGGAATGTGTGTGGCAGCAGCCACCGTCACCGTGACCTTGCTCAGCTCGAGCTTAGATACTGGCTAAACCCCAACCAAGTCTACGAAAGCGGTTTGAAAGACGGAGAGACCACATTGGCTAACGCTAGAACCATCTGTCTCTTGGACTGCCCTGAGCCTTCGGATGATACTCTCAGCTGGGTCTGTGACTATCCAGACGGCGAGATACGTCTCAAGATGGATGATTGGATCGACAGGAACTATGATTACTTTGAGTTTCTTACTCCGGAGATGAGGAACTCTTCTCTTCAGCTTCAGGGTCCTTGTTACCCTTTAATCTTCCCTAGTGTCAATG TTTATTGGAGCTGTCAGTTTATTGCACGTGCTTCGAACTCATCACTTCGGCATTGGGAGCAGATGGGTGGTGTGAGTATTCAAGAGGATATGATCATTGACAAATCTATCAGAAGATCAGTGAACTCTCGTGCCTCGGTTCTTAAG CGCTATGTGGCTGATGTTGGCAAGTCATGGCCGGTTCTGATTGTTTGTGGAGGCCTTGTCCCGTTGTTTCTATCCATTGTTTGGCTGCTCCTTATACGTCACTTTGTTGCTGCCATGCCTTGGATAACTGTTGTCCTTTTCAACACGCTTTTGATATCTGTGACCATCTTCTACTACTTGAAAG CTGGGTGGATTGGGGATGATGCTGTAACACCTATTATCGGTGAGCATGATCCATACATTCATGTGTATGGTCGA GAGCTGACTCATGTCCGTATAGTCGCTCTTCTGATGACTTTCATCTCAGCTGTTGCTATCCTCACTTCTATAGCCATCATTCGCCGCATCCTTATGGCCACATCAGTCCTCAAG GTAGCTGCTAAAGTGATAGGAGAAGTGCAAGCTCTGATCATATTCCCAGCTATACCATACGCAATGCTCGCAATATTCTACATGTTCTGGCTATCTGCAGCTCTCCATCTATTCAGCTCCGGTCAAGTTGTTGAGAACAACTGCAACAACACCAACTGCTGCGCGTACGATCTCGTGTTAAAGAAAGTAAACTGTGAGCATTGCTGTGGTTACAGCATACGTTACACTCCTCACATCACCGTTGCCATATTCTTCCATCTGTTTGGTTGCTATTGGGCCACACAGTTCGTCATTGCGTCTTCAGCCACAGTGATTGCTGGCTCAGTTGCTTCTTATTATTGGGCTCAAGGGGAGGAAGAAGCGTCGCCGGAGATACCTTTTCTTCCTGTTTTCGCCTCGATGAAGCGGCTTGCACGTTATAACTTAGGATCAGTGGCTATTGGTTCGCTTGTTGTCTCTTTTGTGGAGTCTGTTAGGTTCATTTTAGAAGCTATTCGACGTAGGACGAAAGTGAGTGGGACAAGACCTGATCACTGGCTTGGGAGGATGGGTTATTACACTTCACGTGGCTGTCTTAAAAGCGTTGAGTGGACTATCAAATCTGCTAACCGCAATGCTTACATAATG ATTGCTATAACGGGGAAAAGCTTCTGCAAATCATCAGCAATTGCTACAGAGCTGATTAGAAACAACATTATGAGGATAGGGAAGGTGAATGTGATAGGAGATGTGATATTGTTTCTAGGGAAGCTTTGTGTGAGTCTCTTCAGTGCTCTCTTTGGGTTTCTGATGTTGGATTCACACAAGTACCGGTCTTCTCACAACAAAGTCTCCTCCCCTCTCCTACCAGTTTTG GCGTGCTGGGTTTTGGGGTATGTTGTGGCTACACTTTTCTTCGCGGTGGTGGAGATGTCGATAGACACGATCATACTCTCGTTCTGTCAAGACTCGGAAGAGAATGAAGGGAATGCTCAGCATGCGCCGTCTCTTCTGCTTGAAACTTTAGATAGCAATCATGAGGAAGAGGTCACTGATGATAGATTCCATACTGTATGA